Part of the Gemmatimonadales bacterium genome, CGACGTCAACGTCTCCATCGGCACGATCTTCTCGGTCCACAAGCGGCTCAGCCCGGACGGCGGCCCCGGCGTGCTGAGCGACTGCCTGCAGACGGGCCGGGAGCAGGTGGCTGCGGGGTACGTGCTCTACGGCTCGAGCACCATGATGGTGTACACCACCGGCCAGGGCGTGCACGGGTTCACGTACGACCCGACCATCGGGGAGTTCCTGCTCTCCCACCCGAGCATCACGACGCCGGAGCACGGCAAGTACTACAGCGTCAACGAGAGCTATTTCCCCCGCTGGGACGCGCGGGTGCAGGCGCTGATGAAGTGCTACAAGGGGTTGGACTGCGGCTACGAGCCGAAGACCTCCCGCTACATCGGATCGCTGGTGGCGGACTTCCACCGCAACCTGATCGCGGGGGGCGTGTTCTGCTACCCGGCCGACACCCGCTCGCCCCAGGGCAAGCTGCGCCTGCTGTACGAGTGCTCGCCGCTGGCGATGCTGTGCGAACAGGCGGGGGGCTACGCGAGCGACGGGCGCCGGCGGATCCTCGACATCGAGCCGCTCGAGCTGCACCAGCGCTCGCCGCTGTTCGTCGGCAGCCGCGACGACGTGCGCCTGGCCGAGGACATGCTGCGCGGCGACCGGTGAACGAGCGCCGCACCAGCTCCGGCATCGAGGTCCGGCCGGTGTACGGGCCGGCCGACGCGCCGCCCGATCTCGCCGGCCGGCTCGGCGCGCCCGGCGCGTTCCCGTACGCGCGCGGCATCCACGAGTCGATGTACCGCGGCCGGCTGTGGACGATGCGCCAGTACGCGGGCTTCGGCACGGCCGAAGAGACCAACGCGCGGTTCCGCGAGCTGCTGGCCGCGGGGCAG contains:
- a CDS encoding methylmalonyl-CoA mutase family protein codes for the protein MNERRTSSGIEVRPVYGPADAPPDLAGRLGAPGAFPYARGIHESMYRGRLWTMRQYAGFGTAEETNARFRELLAAGQTGLSTAFDLPTQMGYDSDHPLAAGEVGRVGVAVDTVDDLARVFDGIPLDRVTTSMTINATAPVLLAMYLV
- the fbp gene encoding class 1 fructose-bisphosphatase codes for the protein MKSQLARVITIERFILDQEELHPEATGELSNLLYDIALAAKIINSHVRMAGLADIIGSAGLINVQGEVVQKLDEFANATMKHALLRTGRVCLIGSEEDAEPIPTPPGQAAGKYVVLYDPLDGSSNIDVNVSIGTIFSVHKRLSPDGGPGVLSDCLQTGREQVAAGYVLYGSSTMMVYTTGQGVHGFTYDPTIGEFLLSHPSITTPEHGKYYSVNESYFPRWDARVQALMKCYKGLDCGYEPKTSRYIGSLVADFHRNLIAGGVFCYPADTRSPQGKLRLLYECSPLAMLCEQAGGYASDGRRRILDIEPLELHQRSPLFVGSRDDVRLAEDMLRGDR